A stretch of Myxococcus hansupus DNA encodes these proteins:
- a CDS encoding serine/threonine-protein kinase, translated as MSSPQTATPFGKYLLIKRLAVGGMAELFLSQRPPDPELVVLKRILPYLSEEPEFVQMFLDEARIAAQLHHPNIVQVHELGKEGDNIFIAMEYVEGVDLRRVMAEESKFGATVPYGVAARICAQVAAGLDYAHHSRGVDGRPLELIHRDVSPQNVMIGYDGRVKLVDFGIAKAGAFMERSKPGVIKGKFLYLAPEQVSQERLDHRADIFALGTMLYEITTGRQPFAKPTTEGILYAIRYEDPAPPHLMRDDYPQALSRIVMRCLTKDRSQRYQRASEVSDALNGFLGSGVIRQSLDVSDYICRLLGAEEERTILHIPEAKGPGRREATVPLPGARLSQDAEPPKRPSVLESTAPTLSSTSPESDLAPVPSAQLTPALTARPAPRRASRDAMPAPFSNDEPEPATLMARPRELSARRKDEDDEDGEMSTAVGTTPMGYKMAALVVEELDVGDGESTVPQRGRVKDVPVRPPATPPVPVRRSGPQAEPPPSRLRPPPEAMRSRRQPTAPAVPAPVSRRPATAEHAAPSAPLAAQRRASSLDLEVSQSVSLTPATVNQRPPPRHAAPVRGGQRDDDEASQHTDLSLSSLEYTDPRPTLREDPDDDESTMGYPGHDTEDGADTRATVSRRKRPVVLLLAVFVGLLALGAGLWWFLHGGQVASPVQARDLSMGALDAPAAPVTGPRPKPQDPAPKPPTVQPVATTAPVVEPTSADTEPTETGPETDEAPPALGTAPEAAPSSVDVRFDAPARTVLRREGGARLPINTLVSLPVGPIRVSYQCPGRRKPKGTKPYLIEPAAEGPLVLQIPCKKRRQ; from the coding sequence GTGAGCTCGCCCCAGACGGCCACCCCGTTCGGAAAATACCTGCTGATCAAGCGGCTCGCCGTGGGAGGCATGGCCGAGCTGTTCCTGTCCCAGCGACCGCCGGACCCTGAACTGGTCGTCCTCAAGCGGATCCTCCCGTACCTGTCGGAGGAGCCTGAGTTCGTCCAGATGTTCCTGGACGAGGCGCGCATCGCCGCGCAGCTCCACCACCCCAACATCGTGCAGGTGCACGAGCTGGGGAAGGAGGGCGACAACATCTTCATCGCCATGGAGTACGTGGAGGGCGTGGACCTGCGGCGCGTCATGGCCGAGGAGTCCAAGTTCGGTGCCACGGTGCCCTATGGCGTCGCCGCTCGCATCTGCGCGCAGGTGGCGGCGGGCCTGGACTACGCGCACCACAGCCGTGGTGTGGATGGACGTCCGCTGGAGTTGATCCACCGCGACGTCAGCCCGCAGAACGTGATGATTGGCTACGACGGGCGCGTCAAGCTCGTCGACTTCGGCATCGCCAAGGCCGGCGCGTTCATGGAGCGCAGCAAGCCGGGCGTCATCAAGGGCAAGTTCCTCTACCTGGCGCCGGAGCAGGTGTCGCAAGAGCGGTTGGACCACCGCGCGGACATCTTCGCGCTGGGCACCATGCTCTACGAAATCACCACCGGCCGGCAGCCCTTCGCCAAGCCGACGACGGAGGGCATCCTCTACGCCATCCGCTACGAGGACCCGGCGCCTCCGCACCTGATGCGGGACGACTACCCGCAGGCGCTCTCGCGCATCGTCATGCGCTGCCTCACCAAGGACCGCTCCCAGCGCTACCAGCGCGCGTCCGAGGTGAGTGACGCGCTCAACGGCTTCCTCGGCTCCGGCGTCATCCGTCAGAGCCTGGACGTGTCGGATTACATCTGCCGGCTGCTCGGCGCCGAGGAGGAGCGCACCATCCTCCACATCCCCGAGGCGAAGGGGCCCGGGCGGCGCGAGGCCACCGTGCCCCTGCCGGGGGCCCGGCTCTCCCAGGACGCGGAGCCGCCGAAGCGGCCCTCCGTGCTGGAGTCCACCGCGCCCACGTTGTCCTCCACCTCGCCGGAGTCCGACCTGGCGCCAGTCCCGAGCGCGCAGCTCACGCCCGCCCTCACGGCCCGGCCCGCGCCGCGCCGCGCGTCCCGCGACGCCATGCCGGCGCCGTTCTCCAACGACGAGCCCGAACCCGCGACGTTGATGGCCCGGCCGCGCGAGCTGTCCGCGCGCCGCAAGGACGAGGACGACGAGGACGGTGAGATGTCCACCGCCGTCGGCACCACGCCGATGGGCTACAAGATGGCGGCCCTGGTGGTCGAGGAGCTCGACGTCGGCGACGGCGAATCCACCGTGCCCCAGCGGGGCCGTGTGAAGGACGTGCCGGTCCGCCCGCCCGCGACGCCGCCGGTGCCGGTGCGCCGCTCGGGTCCCCAGGCGGAGCCGCCCCCGTCGCGTTTGCGGCCCCCGCCAGAGGCGATGCGCTCACGGCGTCAGCCCACGGCCCCCGCGGTGCCCGCGCCCGTGTCCCGTCGTCCGGCCACCGCGGAGCACGCTGCTCCGTCTGCACCGCTCGCGGCGCAGCGCAGGGCCTCGTCGTTGGACCTGGAGGTCTCCCAGTCCGTCTCGCTCACGCCAGCGACGGTGAATCAACGGCCTCCGCCCCGGCACGCGGCGCCGGTCCGTGGCGGGCAGCGGGACGATGACGAGGCGTCGCAGCACACCGACCTGAGCCTGTCCTCCCTGGAGTACACGGACCCGCGGCCCACGCTTCGGGAGGATCCGGACGACGACGAGTCCACCATGGGCTACCCCGGGCACGACACCGAGGACGGCGCCGACACCCGGGCCACGGTGTCTCGGCGCAAGCGTCCGGTGGTGCTGCTGCTGGCGGTGTTCGTGGGCCTGCTGGCGCTCGGCGCGGGGCTGTGGTGGTTCCTGCACGGTGGGCAGGTGGCGTCTCCGGTGCAGGCTCGGGACTTGTCGATGGGCGCCTTGGACGCGCCGGCCGCGCCCGTGACGGGGCCAAGGCCCAAGCCGCAGGACCCGGCGCCCAAGCCTCCGACGGTGCAGCCCGTGGCCACGACGGCGCCCGTCGTGGAGCCGACGTCCGCTGACACGGAGCCCACCGAGACGGGCCCGGAAACCGACGAAGCACCGCCGGCCCTGGGCACCGCGCCGGAGGCAGCGCCCTCGTCGGTGGACGTCCGGTTCGACGCTCCCGCGCGCACGGTGCTGCGCCGCGAGGGAGGCGCGCGCCTGCCCATCAACACCCTGGTGTCGCTGCCGGTGGGCCCCATCCGGGTGAGCTACCAGTGCCCGGGACGTCGGAAGCCGAAGGGTACAAAGCCCTACCTCATAGAGCCGGCGGCCGAGGGGCCGCTCGTCTTGCAGATTCCGTGCAAGAAGCGACGCCAGTGA
- a CDS encoding glycerophosphodiester phosphodiesterase, whose translation MASPTLPFLQGLRPTLHIAHRGGAALAPENTLPAFRQAVARYRTDMLELDLHLTRDGELVVAHDATLERCTDGTGALADLTLAELQRLDAGFQFTPDEGRTFPFRGQDVRIPTFRELLRAFPELRLNVEIKPDVPGIEDVFAQLLQEEGALERICMGSEQDAIAERLVARLPSACHFYPRDALAAFVIGLRSGNPPPEDARYTVLDMPLYFGDIRLVDAEFLRACAARGKWVNVWTVDDPGEMRQLLAEGVGGIMTDRPDVLRQIMDAPPKPG comes from the coding sequence ATGGCTTCCCCGACCCTTCCCTTTCTCCAGGGCCTGCGGCCCACGTTGCACATCGCCCATCGCGGGGGCGCGGCGCTGGCGCCGGAGAACACGTTGCCCGCGTTCCGTCAGGCGGTGGCGCGGTACCGCACGGACATGCTGGAGCTCGACCTCCACCTCACGCGGGATGGAGAGCTCGTCGTCGCGCACGACGCCACGCTGGAGCGCTGCACGGACGGCACCGGCGCGCTCGCGGACCTCACCCTGGCCGAACTCCAGCGCCTGGACGCGGGCTTCCAGTTCACGCCGGATGAAGGCCGCACCTTCCCGTTCCGGGGCCAGGACGTGCGCATCCCCACCTTCCGCGAGCTGCTGCGCGCGTTCCCCGAGCTGCGGCTCAACGTGGAGATCAAGCCGGACGTGCCGGGCATCGAGGACGTCTTCGCCCAACTCCTTCAAGAGGAAGGCGCGTTGGAGCGCATCTGCATGGGCAGCGAACAAGACGCCATCGCGGAGCGGCTGGTCGCGCGGCTTCCGTCCGCCTGCCACTTCTATCCTCGCGACGCGCTGGCGGCCTTCGTCATTGGCCTGCGCAGCGGAAACCCGCCGCCGGAGGACGCGCGCTACACCGTGCTCGACATGCCGCTGTACTTCGGAGACATCCGGCTGGTGGACGCGGAGTTCCTGCGGGCGTGCGCGGCCCGAGGCAAGTGGGTCAACGTCTGGACCGTGGATGACCCCGGGGAGATGCGGCAGCTTCTGGCGGAGGGGGTCGGCGGCATCATGACCGACCGGCCGGACGTCCTGAGGCAGATCATGGACGCCCCCCCGAAGCCGGGATAA
- a CDS encoding deoxynucleoside kinase: MPRTPARTRSKPAPAAPAPEAAPKAPSRPRNTLRVKVPKARRFVALAGNIGAGKTTAAKMISQAFGYELFDEPVIDNRFLRDYYADMSRWSFTLQLEFLIRRVEHHELIHTYRRSCVQDRTLYEDPEIFAKYLHGLGHLTNAELDLYYEYFQRLSRHIIRPDKVICFEVGSVDVLLQRIRTRGREEEKGIRHQFLRGLNGYYASFPLVLQEKYGVDCLVMDVSKQDIRRGRGREEFLDSVSTFLA, translated from the coding sequence ATGCCTCGCACCCCCGCTCGCACGCGCTCGAAGCCCGCCCCGGCCGCTCCCGCTCCGGAAGCGGCTCCCAAGGCCCCTTCGCGTCCCCGCAACACGCTGCGCGTCAAGGTGCCCAAGGCGCGCCGCTTCGTGGCGCTGGCGGGCAACATCGGGGCGGGCAAGACGACGGCGGCGAAGATGATCAGCCAGGCCTTCGGGTACGAGCTGTTCGACGAGCCCGTCATCGACAACCGCTTCCTGCGTGACTACTACGCGGACATGTCGCGCTGGTCCTTCACGCTCCAGCTCGAGTTCCTCATCCGGCGCGTCGAGCACCACGAGCTCATCCACACGTACCGCCGAAGCTGCGTGCAGGACCGCACGCTGTACGAGGACCCGGAAATCTTCGCCAAGTACCTCCACGGCCTGGGGCACCTGACGAACGCGGAGCTGGACCTGTACTACGAATACTTCCAGCGCCTGTCGCGCCACATCATCCGGCCCGACAAGGTCATCTGCTTCGAGGTGGGCAGCGTGGACGTGCTGCTCCAGCGCATCCGCACCCGGGGCCGCGAGGAGGAGAAGGGCATCCGCCACCAGTTCCTCCGGGGCCTCAATGGCTACTACGCCAGCTTCCCCCTGGTGCTTCAGGAGAAGTACGGCGTGGACTGCCTCGTCATGGACGTGTCCAAGCAGGACATCCGGCGGGGCCGGGGGCGCGAGGAGTTCCTCGACAGCGTCTCCACCTTCCTGGCCTGA
- a CDS encoding acyl-CoA thioesterase, protein MNDLAPKSPKDTEVVMTQLILPPDANNLNAAFGGKVMQWIDICGAVAAQRHCRQVVVTASMDDLHFHAPIKVGWVALLHSRVLAAFRTSMEVGVTVHAENPLTGERHLTTSALLTFVAIDKEGQRVQVPPLILETDADRAALKEAEARRAQRLARQKQNQSWLQVMTPIAGA, encoded by the coding sequence ATGAACGACCTGGCCCCGAAGAGCCCCAAGGACACGGAGGTGGTGATGACCCAGCTCATCCTCCCTCCGGACGCCAACAACCTGAACGCCGCGTTCGGTGGCAAGGTGATGCAGTGGATCGACATCTGCGGGGCCGTGGCCGCGCAGCGCCACTGCCGTCAGGTGGTCGTCACCGCCTCCATGGACGACCTGCACTTCCACGCCCCCATCAAGGTGGGCTGGGTGGCGCTGCTGCACAGCCGCGTCCTGGCCGCCTTCCGCACCTCCATGGAGGTGGGCGTCACGGTGCACGCGGAGAACCCGCTCACCGGTGAGCGGCACCTCACCACCAGCGCGCTGCTGACCTTCGTGGCCATCGACAAGGAGGGCCAGCGCGTGCAGGTGCCGCCGCTCATCCTGGAGACGGACGCGGACCGCGCCGCGCTGAAGGAGGCCGAGGCACGCAGGGCCCAGCGGCTCGCGCGCCAGAAGCAGAACCAGAGCTGGCTGCAGGTGATGACGCCCATCGCGGGCGCCTGA
- a CDS encoding HesB/IscA family protein: MDSTPTTSAAPAASPAPQATPVAVRLTDAAIAQVKSVIKAQGFEDYFFSIRVVPAGCSGLGYDLNLVKESKAGDLTWEQDGVKIASDPMSSQYLGGTEIDYVSAITGSGFKFNNPNAKSSCGCGTSFTT, encoded by the coding sequence ATGGACAGCACCCCCACGACTTCCGCCGCCCCCGCCGCCTCGCCGGCTCCCCAGGCCACTCCGGTGGCCGTGCGCCTGACGGACGCCGCCATCGCGCAGGTGAAGAGCGTCATCAAGGCCCAGGGCTTCGAGGACTACTTCTTCTCCATCCGCGTCGTGCCCGCCGGCTGCAGCGGCCTGGGCTACGACTTGAACCTGGTCAAGGAGTCCAAGGCCGGTGACCTCACGTGGGAGCAGGACGGCGTGAAGATCGCCTCCGACCCGATGAGCAGCCAGTACCTGGGCGGCACGGAGATTGACTACGTCTCCGCCATCACCGGCTCGGGCTTCAAGTTCAACAACCCGAACGCGAAGTCCTCCTGCGGCTGCGGCACGTCGTTCACGACCTGA
- the moeB gene encoding molybdopterin-synthase adenylyltransferase MoeB codes for MARTFQTLLAGVKQEIREVSVEDVKRLLEARAPVKLLDVRESDEYAGGRLPGALHIPRGYLELRVEGQVQRDEEVVVYCAGGTRSALAAKTLKELGYERVASLAGGYNRWSDAALPVEKPFVLSAEQKERYRRHLSLPEVGEAGQAKLLQARVLLLGAGGLGSPAALYLAAAGVGTLGIVDSDVVDLSNLQRQVIHTRERQGQPKVASARAAIEALNPDVKVVGFEERLDSRNVLRILEGFDLVLDGGDNFPTRYLLNDACVMLGKPNVHGSIFRFEGQVTTFHPGQGPCYRCLYPAPPPPELAPSCAEAGVLGVLPGVMGLLQATEALKLILGQGAPLVGRLLTFDALGSRFQELKLRRDAQCPVCAPGTKVELIDYERFCAAPTSA; via the coding sequence ATGGCTCGGACCTTCCAGACACTGCTGGCCGGAGTGAAACAGGAGATTCGCGAGGTCTCCGTGGAGGACGTGAAGCGGCTGCTGGAGGCCCGAGCCCCCGTGAAGCTGCTCGATGTCCGGGAATCGGACGAGTACGCCGGGGGCCGGCTGCCCGGGGCCCTCCATATTCCAAGGGGTTATCTGGAGCTGCGCGTGGAAGGCCAGGTCCAGCGGGACGAAGAGGTCGTCGTCTACTGCGCGGGCGGAACCCGCTCCGCCCTGGCCGCCAAGACGCTGAAGGAGCTGGGGTACGAGCGGGTGGCTTCCCTGGCGGGGGGCTACAACCGCTGGAGCGACGCCGCCCTCCCCGTGGAGAAGCCCTTCGTCCTCTCCGCCGAGCAGAAGGAGCGCTACCGCCGCCACCTGAGCCTCCCCGAGGTCGGCGAGGCGGGCCAGGCGAAGCTGCTCCAGGCCCGCGTGCTGCTGCTCGGGGCCGGCGGGCTGGGCTCACCCGCGGCGCTGTACCTCGCCGCCGCGGGCGTGGGAACGCTGGGCATCGTCGACTCGGACGTGGTGGACCTGAGCAACCTCCAGCGGCAGGTCATCCACACCCGCGAGCGGCAGGGCCAGCCCAAGGTGGCCAGCGCCCGGGCCGCCATCGAAGCGCTCAACCCGGACGTGAAGGTGGTGGGCTTCGAGGAGCGCCTGGACTCGCGCAACGTCCTGCGCATCCTGGAGGGCTTCGACCTCGTCCTGGACGGCGGCGACAACTTCCCCACGCGCTACCTGCTCAACGACGCGTGCGTGATGCTGGGCAAGCCCAACGTCCACGGCTCCATCTTCCGCTTCGAGGGCCAGGTGACGACGTTCCACCCCGGCCAGGGCCCCTGCTACCGCTGCCTGTACCCCGCGCCGCCGCCGCCCGAGCTGGCGCCCTCCTGCGCCGAAGCCGGCGTCCTGGGGGTGCTGCCCGGCGTCATGGGCCTGCTCCAGGCCACCGAGGCCCTCAAGCTCATCCTCGGCCAGGGGGCGCCGCTCGTGGGGCGGCTGCTCACCTTCGACGCGCTGGGCTCCCGCTTCCAGGAGCTCAAGCTGCGCCGGGACGCCCAGTGCCCGGTGTGCGCGCCGGGCACGAAGGTGGAGCTCATCGACTACGAACGTTTCTGCGCCGCGCCCACCTCCGCCTGA
- a CDS encoding rhodanese-like domain-containing protein, with amino-acid sequence MPIPEIAPARLAELLAGPADARPALLDVRFSHEHEWVALPDSLLIPLPELEERAAELEPLRGRPVVVYCHHGVRSLDGAAYLMSLGIDAVSLRGGIDLYSRQVDPTLPRY; translated from the coding sequence ATGCCCATCCCCGAGATTGCCCCCGCCCGACTCGCCGAGCTGCTCGCCGGCCCCGCGGACGCCCGCCCCGCCCTGCTCGACGTGCGCTTCTCCCACGAGCACGAATGGGTGGCGCTGCCAGACTCGCTGCTGATTCCGCTGCCGGAGTTGGAGGAGCGCGCCGCCGAACTGGAGCCGCTGCGCGGCCGGCCTGTCGTCGTCTACTGCCACCATGGGGTGCGCAGCCTGGATGGCGCGGCCTACCTCATGTCGCTGGGCATCGACGCGGTGTCGCTGCGAGGCGGCATCGACCTGTACTCACGGCAGGTGGACCCCACCCTGCCCCGCTACTGA
- a CDS encoding serine/threonine protein kinase, with the protein MNPQSFGKYQLLKKLATGGMAEVWLARQTGIEGFHKNLVVKRILPHLAEDREFVEMFRNEALIAARFNHPNIAQVYEFGEANGTYYIAMEFIHGEDLGRVMRKAASTGQWVARPLAIRIVAAACEGLHYAHSRMDDAGRPLRVVHRDISPQNILISFDGSVKLVDFGIAKAADQASLTKSGAIKGKFAYMAPEQAAGKPLDGRADIFAIGLVLYELLTGVRPLKRDSELATLQAAMECAIAAPSQVADVPEEMDPVVMRAIAKNSDDRYRDARQFQVALEEILVGQRWVAGSVQISELMETLFADRLSEEKAQGQVVPVGEDSANSGTPMPPTPPPQERGRSRSSAADMNWEAPPGEASVRERARGSSSRASLPPPRRTSAAVPAVESDDPEWEAPSSVDDAPPRRSRTSAELRRPSNPNSTQIARTSSRSDLSRAGDPPPPRRSATRASPIVDDPGPPPPSRSRASMAAVDERTRMEDEDDDDERTMLPPPEPAPPPRRRTGMQTGVHAAEAPARRRTSSRAEMPSAPPRSRTSSISVARSREDAAEVDRALEKSARSARAGVSKRNVATIGFIVGLLAVGFVFHKPILAVLNSRATDGQAVTLSVNTNEKVRVSVRHNARCGSPQPVTELGETPIVNAAGAHLQDTLILVNEQQGIYKEESDTLAFGEPGQAKSFTYEFRRGQLQLTLKPDGLRGISVRRGGQDMGTYLGNKGMKIELMEGLHKLELHGGPLTEPFMFEVDIKPGIINKQTEDLSAFTG; encoded by the coding sequence ATGAACCCACAATCATTCGGGAAATATCAGCTTCTTAAGAAGCTCGCCACGGGCGGCATGGCCGAGGTCTGGCTGGCGCGCCAGACGGGCATCGAGGGGTTCCACAAGAACCTCGTGGTGAAGCGCATCCTCCCGCACCTCGCGGAGGACCGTGAGTTCGTGGAGATGTTCCGGAACGAGGCGCTGATCGCGGCGCGCTTCAACCACCCGAACATCGCCCAGGTCTACGAGTTCGGCGAGGCCAACGGCACCTACTACATCGCCATGGAGTTCATCCACGGCGAGGACCTCGGCCGGGTGATGCGCAAGGCCGCGAGCACGGGCCAGTGGGTGGCCCGGCCGCTGGCCATCCGCATCGTCGCCGCCGCGTGCGAGGGCCTGCACTACGCCCACAGCCGCATGGATGACGCCGGGCGCCCGCTGCGCGTGGTGCACCGCGACATCTCGCCGCAGAACATCCTGATCAGCTTCGACGGCTCGGTGAAGCTGGTGGACTTCGGTATCGCCAAGGCGGCGGACCAGGCGTCGCTGACCAAGTCCGGCGCCATCAAGGGCAAGTTCGCGTACATGGCGCCGGAGCAGGCCGCCGGCAAGCCGCTGGACGGACGCGCGGACATCTTCGCCATCGGCCTGGTGCTCTACGAGCTGCTCACGGGCGTGCGCCCGCTGAAGCGTGACTCGGAGCTGGCCACGCTGCAGGCCGCCATGGAGTGCGCCATCGCCGCGCCCTCGCAGGTGGCGGACGTGCCGGAGGAGATGGACCCGGTGGTGATGCGGGCCATCGCGAAGAACTCGGACGACCGGTACCGCGATGCGCGCCAGTTCCAGGTGGCGCTCGAGGAGATCCTCGTCGGGCAGCGCTGGGTGGCCGGCTCGGTCCAGATTTCCGAGCTGATGGAGACGCTCTTCGCCGATCGGCTGTCGGAGGAGAAGGCTCAGGGGCAGGTCGTTCCCGTGGGCGAGGACTCCGCCAACTCCGGTACGCCGATGCCGCCCACGCCGCCGCCGCAGGAGCGGGGCCGGAGCCGCAGCTCGGCCGCGGACATGAACTGGGAGGCGCCCCCGGGCGAGGCCTCGGTGCGCGAGCGCGCGCGGGGTTCTTCCTCCCGCGCGTCCCTGCCGCCGCCCCGGCGGACCTCCGCAGCCGTGCCCGCGGTGGAGTCGGACGACCCGGAGTGGGAAGCGCCGTCGAGCGTCGATGACGCGCCGCCGCGCCGGAGCAGGACCTCGGCGGAGCTGCGCCGTCCCTCCAACCCCAACTCCACGCAGATTGCCCGGACCAGCTCCCGGTCGGATTTGAGCCGGGCGGGGGATCCGCCGCCGCCTCGCCGCTCCGCCACGCGCGCCTCGCCCATCGTGGACGACCCCGGTCCGCCGCCTCCGTCGCGCTCGCGCGCGAGCATGGCCGCGGTCGATGAGCGCACGCGGATGGAGGATGAGGACGACGACGACGAGCGGACGATGCTGCCGCCGCCGGAGCCCGCGCCGCCGCCCCGCCGCCGCACGGGCATGCAGACCGGTGTCCACGCCGCCGAGGCCCCCGCGCGCCGCCGTACGTCGAGCCGCGCGGAGATGCCGTCCGCGCCGCCGCGCTCGCGCACCTCGAGCATCTCCGTCGCGCGCTCCCGGGAAGATGCCGCGGAGGTCGACCGCGCGCTGGAGAAGTCCGCGCGCAGCGCTCGCGCCGGGGTGTCCAAGCGCAACGTGGCCACCATCGGGTTCATCGTCGGGTTGCTGGCGGTGGGCTTCGTGTTCCACAAGCCCATCCTCGCGGTGCTCAACAGCCGCGCCACGGATGGCCAGGCGGTGACGCTGTCCGTCAACACCAACGAGAAGGTTCGGGTGTCGGTGCGGCACAACGCCCGGTGTGGCAGCCCGCAGCCGGTGACGGAGCTGGGGGAGACGCCCATCGTCAACGCGGCGGGCGCGCACCTGCAGGACACGCTCATCCTCGTGAACGAGCAGCAGGGCATCTACAAGGAAGAGAGCGACACGCTCGCTTTCGGCGAGCCCGGGCAGGCCAAGTCCTTCACCTACGAGTTCCGCCGGGGTCAGCTCCAGCTCACGCTGAAGCCGGACGGCCTGCGCGGCATCTCGGTGCGGCGCGGTGGCCAGGACATGGGCACCTACCTGGGCAACAAGGGCATGAAGATTGAGCTCATGGAGGGCCTCCACAAGCTGGAGCTCCATGGCGGGCCGCTGACGGAGCCCTTCATGTTCGAGGTCGACATCAAGCCCGGCATCATCAACAAGCAGACCGAGGACCTGTCCGCCTTCACCGGTTAG
- a CDS encoding VTC domain-containing protein, with product MLSFAEGEVTKLRREFKLVLEAQTAAVLSTRLSLELEGHLPPPTRIVSVYFDRPGGPLAARAMLTPDDCLKVRTKEYSPDLGASGAARVVLEVKRERRGLTQKRRVWVPRTDLGRVLRGGASLLPLIAGGSLSPVLAVTYTRHVYQSSRAWRVTVDRDIRYHRIAPELAMSQLPLTVERLEPAQWLEPRVVVEVKHLGHELPDWLASLNPGGAPAYSKFSEGMTKVHTFATDGVAGG from the coding sequence ATGCTGTCGTTCGCGGAAGGTGAAGTCACCAAGCTCCGTCGGGAGTTCAAGCTGGTGCTGGAGGCGCAGACGGCCGCCGTGCTGAGCACGCGCCTGTCGTTGGAGCTGGAAGGGCACCTGCCGCCCCCCACGCGCATCGTCTCCGTCTACTTCGACCGGCCCGGCGGTCCCCTGGCGGCGCGGGCGATGCTCACGCCGGACGACTGTCTCAAGGTGCGGACCAAGGAGTACTCACCGGACCTGGGCGCCAGCGGCGCGGCGCGCGTGGTGTTGGAGGTGAAGCGGGAGCGGCGCGGCCTGACGCAGAAGCGCCGCGTCTGGGTTCCGCGCACGGACCTGGGCCGGGTGCTGCGCGGCGGCGCCAGCCTGTTGCCGCTCATCGCGGGAGGCAGCCTGAGTCCGGTGCTCGCGGTGACGTACACGCGGCACGTGTACCAGTCGTCACGTGCGTGGCGGGTGACGGTGGATCGCGACATTCGCTACCACCGGATTGCTCCGGAGCTGGCCATGTCCCAGCTTCCGCTGACGGTGGAGCGGCTGGAGCCCGCGCAGTGGCTGGAGCCGCGGGTGGTGGTGGAAGTGAAGCACCTCGGGCACGAGCTGCCCGACTGGCTGGCGTCGCTCAATCCGGGTGGAGCGCCGGCCTACAGCAAGTTCTCAGAGGGCATGACGAAGGTCCACACCTTCGCCACGGACGGCGTCGCAGGGGGATAG